The Thermus hydrothermalis genomic interval AAGCCCCAGACCACGAGGAAGCGCCTTAGGGGCATCCTCACCGAGGGGAACCGCCAAATCGTCTTCGTGGACACCCCGGGCCTGCACAAGCCCATGGACGCCCTGGGGGAGTTCATGGACCAGGAGGTCTACGAGGCCTTGGCGGACGTGAACGCCGTGGTCTGGGTGGTGGACCTGCGCCACCCCCCCACCCCGGAGGACGAGCTGGTGGCCAAGGCGCTCAAGCCCCTGGTGGGCAAGGTGCCCATCCTCCTGGTGGGCAACAAGCTGGACGCTGCCAAGTACCCCGAGGAGGCCCTTAAGGCCTACCACGCCCTCTTGCCCGAGGCCGAACCCCGGATGCTCTCCGCCTTGGACGAGAAGCAGGTGGCGGGGCTTAAGGCCGAACTCCTGGCCCTGTTGCCCGAGGGTCCCTTCTTCTACCCCGAGGATTTCGCCAAAAGCGACCAGGACTTCGGGGAATGGGTGGCGGAGATCATCCGGGAAGAGGCCATGAAGCGCCTCTGGCACGAGGTGCCCTACGCCATCGCCGTGAAGACCGAGGAGGTGGCGGAGCGGGAGAACGGGGTCTTGTACATCAAGGCCCTCCTCTACGTGGAACGGCCCTCGCAAAAGGGCATCGTCATCGGGGAGGGGGGGCGGAAGCTCAAGGAAATCGGCCAGGCGGCCAGGAAGCAGCTAGAGGTCTTCCTGAACCGGAAGGTGTACCTGGACCTCGAGGTCAAGGTCTACCCCGACTGGCGCAAGGACCCCGAGGCCCTACGGGAGCTCGGCTACCGCTCCTCCATAGGGTGAGCCCAGGGGTTTTCCCTTGGGCAAGGGAAGGGTAGCATAACCCTATGCCCTGGCTCCTTCCCCGCGAAATCGCCCCCCTGCACCAGAAGGCCCTGGACCGCTACCTGGGAAGCCTCACGGAAAGGCTTTCCGACCCCAGCGTGGACCGGAACGCCCTGGTGCGGGAGGAGCTTGCCCGCCTCCTCTATGGCCGGCCTTACGAGGAGCTCTTGGAGGTAAATCCCCTGGGGGCCCTGGCCCTGGACCCCGAGGGGATCACCTTTGAGGCGGAGTACTACGCCGCCACTGACCTGGAGAAGTTCCGAAAGGTGAAGCCTCTCCTCTGGTTCTGGAAGGTGTTGGACCTCACCCCCATCGGGCAGTCTGTCCATTCCGGGGTAGCCCTAAGGCGGGCGCTCGCCCCCTTCATCTTCAAGCGGGTGGGGAAAAACCCCAAGTTCTTCCAGAACGTGGAGTTCTCCGTGGGCTACAACCTGGAGCTAGGGGACGACGTGGTGGTCCACCGCTACGTCTTCCTGGACGACATCGGGGGGATTAAGATTGGCGACCGGACCTCGCTTTCCGACTACGTGAACGTCTACAGCCACACCCACCACGTCCTGGCCTCCCCCGACGTGACCCTGAAGGAAACCATCATCGGCAGCGGGGTGCGCATCACCTACCACGCCACCATTTTGGCCGGGGTGCGCATCGGGGACGACGCCATGGTGGGGACGGGAGCGGTGGTCACCCGGGACATCCCGCCCCACGCCATCG includes:
- the era gene encoding GTPase Era, whose translation is MSEKTYSGFIAIVGKPNVGKSTLLNNLLGVKVAPISPKPQTTRKRLRGILTEGNRQIVFVDTPGLHKPMDALGEFMDQEVYEALADVNAVVWVVDLRHPPTPEDELVAKALKPLVGKVPILLVGNKLDAAKYPEEALKAYHALLPEAEPRMLSALDEKQVAGLKAELLALLPEGPFFYPEDFAKSDQDFGEWVAEIIREEAMKRLWHEVPYAIAVKTEEVAERENGVLYIKALLYVERPSQKGIVIGEGGRKLKEIGQAARKQLEVFLNRKVYLDLEVKVYPDWRKDPEALRELGYRSSIG
- a CDS encoding acyltransferase encodes the protein MPWLLPREIAPLHQKALDRYLGSLTERLSDPSVDRNALVREELARLLYGRPYEELLEVNPLGALALDPEGITFEAEYYAATDLEKFRKVKPLLWFWKVLDLTPIGQSVHSGVALRRALAPFIFKRVGKNPKFFQNVEFSVGYNLELGDDVVVHRYVFLDDIGGIKIGDRTSLSDYVNVYSHTHHVLASPDVTLKETIIGSGVRITYHATILAGVRIGDDAMVGTGAVVTRDIPPHAIALGIPARPVRYKVRHECPYCRKGEAHPSDLIPKLPDRKGNPDYPDFLPPGFGTREA